The following coding sequences lie in one Apium graveolens cultivar Ventura chromosome 1, ASM990537v1, whole genome shotgun sequence genomic window:
- the LOC141712728 gene encoding uncharacterized protein LOC141712728, which produces MHMCHLETIRQHDNESLSTYMRWFQEGINKVSSLDEREALNIFRRNLDPEHNERYIVELINKEPQSLAAAYSMASRFIKEIYVLQAMRMTRNGGSRSKNTDDRPKGGYHQDKKFKQNQQSQERKTTPVFQRLGPKHELKSDPGPEKQPREPKQEPDWTPLNMTREENLKEVKDKPFYYPPKPMQTPPESRPYNRQCDYHETHGHKTENCLSLKYFIEDQVKKGNMKKYLVRDNNNNRGEAQKRGKNVVNVVLGGSHSPLKSPDFGEEVLSIQSLSDLVISFSSKDYK; this is translated from the coding sequence atgcacatgtgtcacctggagacaatccgACAGCATGACAATGAATCTCTCTCTACATATATGCGCTGGTTCCAGGAAGGAATCAACAAAGTCTCGAGTTTGGATGAGCGGGAGGCTTTGAACATTTTCAGGAGAAATTTGGACCCAGAGCACAATGAGAGATATATCGTAGAGCTGATCAATAAGGAGCCACAAAGTCTGGCAGCAGCCTACTCCATGGCTTCCAGATTCATAAAAGAAATATATGTGCTCCAGGCAATGAGGATGACCCGGAATGGGGGGTCCAGGAGTAAGAacactgatgaccgaccgaaagggggttaccatcaggacaagAAGTTCAAGCAAAACCAACAAAGCCAAGAAAGAAAAACTACTCCGGTTTTTCAGAGACTCGGTCCTAAACATGAGTTAAAGAGCGATCCAGGACCCGAGAAGCAACCCCGGGAGCCGAAGCAGGAGCCAgactggactcctctcaacatgaccCGGGAGGAAAACTTGAAAGAGGTAAAAGACAAACCCTTCTATTATCCTCCGAAGCCTATGCAAACTCCTCCGGAGAGCAGGCCTTATAACAGGCAGTGCGATTATCATGAGACCCATGGCCACAAGACTGAAAACtgcttatcactcaagtacttcattgaAGACCAAGTGAAGAAAGGAAATATGAAAAAGTACCTAGTCCGGGACAACAACAATAACAGAGGGGAGGCACAGAAGAGAGGAAAAAATGTAGTCAACGTAGTCCTAGGAGGCTCCCACTCCCCACTTAAGAGCCCGGACTTCGGTGAAGAAGTGCTCTCAATCCAATCACTCTCAGAcctggtgatatccttcagcagTAAGGACTATAAATGA